From Miscanthus floridulus cultivar M001 chromosome 15, ASM1932011v1, whole genome shotgun sequence, the proteins below share one genomic window:
- the LOC136509414 gene encoding uncharacterized protein — translation MLSADGSRCGEHKDTPVANGSRRACIDAFKKGSDAHGRHLRRSKHQACKGFRPETCLAGVQPTQIDGCNNSEWSSQFPRSGICSASREGNYAKCAIIAGLDQQPDRVFTQIPYAYGEQAKVADNEEPEGSSGGIVMVTSRKYIQDYKEVSSDLDCQYLWYTTCKTTKETVLSAFLSLLRCEAHLATSAHLREAYEATPPALGPAISKPNPNLICRLQRDRRTGRLLSVQGAAGGAAAEQAGSDARPAASGRRATPTRAGRGRAAAGQAGRRRRRRLGASTWGLRFCINSGKMLPSKRGADDLTRFSTDSLISGFWSELSYEVASKLSRSVVSIALSHGDLVGQNVLFASSGIAIECQPNFTKFVTSAILVRALNDERNGHDNIKIEVRHGGNVAIGTVVEYDLDHVIAVVEVTSALDVYCVPLSYAEELMPGRKVVAVGRDISGKLMATSGTLTASGPKDCGHLMFSTCKLSEVMQGGALFEFDGNFVGMNLFSNMKRPIFMPRDIISDRLNHLQTSMEKITFLAMMKSVRHRKRLTGVELRSYPEGSMNVKTFEEKFGDKYPTGVWGKFKKEISSNISDIVVALASFHGESKFFACTGFFINYDGCPTILTSASFVRDPDGANEIVSGLRIEVLLPNNEQTVGELEHYSLHYNIALVSVKNYNVECPVKLEPESICYDEVVVAVGRCFESGILMATSGKYIQDYDEVSSDLDCEYLWYTTCRTTKVVIGGPLVDLNGKFMGINYYDTEIGTPFLFFLDIWKILDDLKTKKAMIGGHEGRVEDDNGPPNSWVLPA, via the exons ATGCTGAGCGCGGATGGGAGCAGGTGTGGAGAGCACAAGGACACGCCGGTCGCGAACGGGAGCAGGCGTGCTTGTATCGATGCCTTCAAGAAGGGAAGTGACGCCCACGGGCGCCACCTTCGACGATCAAAGCACCAGGCTTGTAAGGGCTTTCGTCCCGAGACCTGCCTAGCGGGGGTGCAGCCAACACAGATTGATGGATGCAACAACTCGGAGTGGTCTTCGCAATTTCCAAGGTCAGGAATCTGCAGCGCCTCCAGGGAGGGAAATTACGCCAAATGCGCCATCATCGCTGGTCTGGATCAACAGCCAGACAGGGTTTTCACCCAGATCCCATACGCATATGGGGAGCAAGCCAAAGTTGCTGACAACGAGGAGCCGGAGGGGAGCAGCGGTG GTATAGTAATGGTTACAAgtaggaaatacatccaagactaCAAAGAGGTGTCAAGCGATTTGGATTGTCAATATCTTTGGTACACTACATGTAAAACCACTAAG GAAACTGTGCTGTCCGCCTTCCTCTCCCTGCTTCGATGTGAAGCCCACCTGGCCACCTCAGCTCACCTCAGGGAGGCATACGAAGCCACCCCACCCGCACTCGGCCCGGCCATCTCCAAACCAAACCCTAACCTTATCTGCAGACTGCAGCGGGACCGGCGGACAGGGCGGCTCCTGAGCGTGCAGGGCGCGGCTGGCGGCGCAGCGGCGGAGCAGGCAGGAAGCGACGCGCGGCCGGCGGCGTCGGGGCGCAGGGCGACTCCTACGCGTGCAGGGCGCGGCCGCGCGGCAGCGGGGCAAGCAGGGCGGCGCAGGCGGCGCAGGCTGGGTGCAAGCACCTGGGGGCTTCGG TTCTGCATCAATTCTGGAAAGATGTTGCCAAGCAAGAGGGGTGCTGATGATCTCACAAGATTCTCAACTGACTCATTGATTTCAG GTTTCTGGAGTGAGCTGAGTTACGAAGTTGCATCAAAGTTGTCTAGAAGTGTTGTCTCAATTGCTTTGTCCCATGGTGATCTTGTAGGGCAAAATGTGCTATTTGCATCCTCTGGCATAGCTATAGAATGCCAGCCTAACTTCACAAAGTTTGTGACGTCAGCAATTTTGGTTAGAGCTTTAAATGATGAAAGAAATGGCCATGATAACATTAAG ATTGAAGTACGCCATGGAGGAAATGTTGCCATAGGGACTGTGGTAGAATATGACCTGGATCATGTAATTGCTGTTGTCGAAGTCACGTCCGCCCTTGATGTTTATTGCGTACCTCTCAGTTATGCGGAGGAATTGATGCCTGGTAGAAAGGTTGTGGCAGTAGGGCGTGACATCTCTGGCAAATTAATGGCCACAAGTGGGACACTTACTGCTTCAGGCCCTAAAGATTGTGGACACCTTATGTTCTCTACATGTAAATTATCTGAG GTTATGCAGGGGGGCGCACTTTTTGAATTTGATGGGAACTTTGTTGGCATGAACCTTTTCTCGAATATGAAAAGACCCATATTCATGCCAAGGGATATAATTTCTGATCGTTTGAACCATTTACAGACATCCATGGAAAAGATAACATTTCTTGCGATGATGAAGTCAGTCAG GCATAGAAAAAGACTCACAGGTGTGGAACTTCGCTCGTATCCTGAAG GTAGCATGAATGTTAAAACTTTTGAAGAAAAGTTTGGCGACAAATATCCTACTGGTGTCTGGGGTAAATTCAAGAAAGAAATTTCTTCTAACATATCTGACATTGTTGTCGCACTTGCTTCGTTCCATG GTGAATCAAAGTTCTTTGCATGCACAGGATTTTTCATTAACTATGATGGATGTCCGACTATTCTGACCTCAGCCAGCTTTGTTAGGGATCCCGATGGCGCAAATGAGATTGTGAGCGGCTTAAGG ATTGAGGTGTTGCTTCCAAACAACGAACAGACTGTAGGGGAATTGGAACATTATAGTTTACATTACAATATTGCTCTAGTCAGCGTCAAGAATTACAATGTTGAGTGTCCTGTGAAGCTGGAACCTGAGTCGATATGTTATGATGAAGTGGTAGTAGCTGTGGGCCGTTGCTTTGAATCAGGTATATTAATGGCTACAAGtgggaaatacatccaagactaTGACGAGGTGTCAAGCGATTTGGATTGTGAATATCTTTGGTACACTACGTGTAGAACCACTAAG GTTGTTATTGGAGGTCCCCTTGTTGATTTGAATGGAAAATTTATGGGCATCAATTACTATGATACAGAAATAGGAACCCCGTTCCTGTTTTTTCTTGATATCTGGAAAATTTTGGATGATTTGAAGACAAAAAA GGCGATGATTGGTGGTCATGAGGGCCGTGTGGAAGATGACAACGGACCACCAAACAG CTGGGTATTGC